A single genomic interval of Helianthus annuus cultivar XRQ/B chromosome 13, HanXRQr2.0-SUNRISE, whole genome shotgun sequence harbors:
- the LOC110898213 gene encoding putative phosphatidylglycerol/phosphatidylinositol transfer protein DDB_G0282179: MAGFQSNLFIVFLCSLSLIAPFAHAIDVKYCKKNKDYDVKVSGVDITPYPIERGVETTFTISASTETPISGGNLVIDVSYYWFGVYSETSDLCTKTTCPVTTGDFAISHSQSLPSVTPPGSYTLTMKLQDGNKNELTCITFDFSIGWYISEEAVASS, encoded by the exons ATGGCTGGATTTCAAAGCAACCTGTTCATCGTCTTCCTTTGCTCACTTTCTCTCATCGCACCTTTTGCTCATGCTATAGATGTCAAATACTGCA AGAAGAACAAAGACTATGATGTCAAGGTAAGCGGAGTCGATATCACACCTTACCCGATAGAAAGAGGCGTAGAGACCACCTTCACCATTTCCGCATCTACAG AAACACCGATATCGGGTGGGAACCTTGTGATTGATGTTTCTTACTACTGGTTTGGGGTCTATAGCGAGACTAGCGACCTCTGCACCAAGACCACTTGCCCTGTTACCACTGGCGACTTTGCGATCTCTCACTCCCAATCGTTGCCTTCGGTAACTCCACCG GGTTCCTATACACTCACAATGAAGCTACAAGACGGTAACAAAAATGAGTTGACATGCATCACGTTTGATTTCAGCATCGGTTGGTATATCTCCGAGGAGGCAGTTGCGTCCAGTTAA